From the genome of Chanos chanos chromosome 5, fChaCha1.1, whole genome shotgun sequence, one region includes:
- the mtr gene encoding methionine synthase, translating to MAPTVHQFSTNSGGRLISLEDELREVLQKRIMVLDGGMGTMIQQRNLVEEDFRGQEFKEHPKSLKGNNDLLSITQPDVIYSIHKDYLLAGADIIETNTFSSTSTAQADYGLEALAYRLNKVSAEIARKAADDVTTQTGLKRYVAGAVGPTNKTLSVSPSVERPDYRNITFDELVEAYSEQVRGLLDGGVDILLVETIFDTANAKAALFAIDKLFADNYERRPIFISGTIVDKSGRTLSGQTGEAFVISVAHAKPLCIGLNCALGATEMRPFIEAIGKSTTAFILCYPNAGLPNTFGGYDETPDVTATHLKEFATDGLVNVVGGCCGTTPEHIRSIAERVKQCQPRVPPADVYQDYMLLSGLEPFRIGPYTNFVNIGERCNVAGSRKFAKLIMAGNYEEALSIAKTQVEMGAQVLDINMDEGMLEGPTAMARFCNLIASEPDIAKVPLCIDSSNFKVIEAGLKCCQGKCIVNSISLKEGEADFLDKAKQVRRYGAAVVVMAFDEEGQATETEQKVQICTRAYYLLVKEVGFNPNDIIFDPNILTIGTGMDEHSMYAINFIRATRIIKESLPGARVSGGLSNLSFSFRGMEAIREAMHAAFLYHAIKDGMDMGIVNAGNLPLYDDIDKELLALCENLIWNRDPEATEKLLVYAQSKGKGGKKVIQTDEWRKGTVEERLEYALIKGIEKYVVEDTGEARVQTDLYPRPLHVIEGPLMNGMKVVGDLFGAGKMFLPQVIKSARVMKKAVAFLIPFMEKEREEMMALTGSSEETDPYQGTIVLATVKGDVHDIGKNIVGVVLGCNNFRVIDLGVMVPCDKILKEAIERKADIIGLSGLITPSLDEMIYVAKEMERLGMKIPLLIGGATTSKTHTAVKIAPRYSAPVVHVLDASRSVVVCSQLLDENVREDFFEEVTEEYEEIRQEHYDSLKERRFLSLEQAREKGLHLDWQSLPTPVRPQFIGTQVFENYDLRRLVDYIDWKPFFDVWQLRGKYPNRGYPKIFKDKTVGEEARRVYDDAHRLLNKLIDTQKLQAQGVVGFWPAQSIGDDIHVYADDITPRSSAPVATFYGLRQQAEKDSASSEPYMCLSDFVAPRDSGVPDYVGVFAVACFGAEELSRQFESQGDDYNSIMVKALADRLAEAFAEELHARVRKDLWGYSAEEHLQASDLHRLRYDGIRPAAGYPSQPDHTEKLTMWKLADIQEKTGIGLTESLAMSPAASVSGLYFSNPKSSYFAVGKITKEQVEDYARRKNMPVVEVEKWLGPVLGYETD from the exons ATGGCTCCAACAGTGCACCAGTTCTCTACTAATTCAG GTGGTAGGCTGATTTCCCTAGAGGATGAACTCAGGGAGGTGCTGCAAAAGAGGATCATGGTCttggatggagggatggggaCCATGATCCAGCAGCGTAATCTGGTGGAAGAGGACTTTAGAGGTCAAGAGTTCAAAGAGCACCCAAAATCTTTAAAAGGAAACAATGACTTATTGAGCATCACTCAGCCAGATGTCATTTACAGTATCCACAAG GATTACTTGCTTGCTGGGGCAGACATAATCGAGACCAACACGTTCAGCAGCACAAGCACAGCACAAGCTGATTATGGACTGGAAGCTCTG GCTTATCGTCTGAATAAGGTATCAGCAGAGATTGCCAGGAAAGCTGCAGATGATGTAACCACCCAGACAG GTTTGAAGAGATATGTCGCAGGAGCTGTTGGTCCAACCAATAAAACGCTGTCTGTGTCACCCTCAGTGGAGAGACCTGACTACAGGAACATCA cgtttGACGAGCTGGTGGAGGCGTACTCTGAACAGGTCAGGGGGCTCCTGGATGGTGGTGTTGATATCCTTCTGGTGGAGACTATCTTCGACACAGCTAATGCTAAA GCAGCTTTGTTTGCCATTGATAAGCTGTTTGCAGATAATTATGAGAGAAGACCAATATTT ATCTCGGGGACCATTGTTGATAAGAGCGGCCGTACTCTCTCAGGACAAACAGGGGAAGCTTTCGTCATCAGTGTGGCCCACGCCAAGCCTCTATG TATTGGTCTGAACTGTGCTTTAGGTGCCACAGAGATGAGGCCGTTTATAGAGGCCATTGGGAAAAGCACCACTGCCTTCATCTTGTGTTACCCTAACGCAG GCCTTCCCAATACCTTTGGGGGCTATGATGAAACTCCTGATGTGACAGCCACACATTTAAAG GAGTTTGCCACTGATGGCTTGGTTAACGTCGTTGGCGGTTGCTGTGGGACGACACCTGAACACATACG GTCTATagctgagagagtgaaacagtgcCAGCCCAGGGTTCCTCCTGCAGATGTTTATCAGGACTACATGCTGCTTTCTG GTCTTGAGCCATTTCGTATTGGACCTTACACCAATTTTGTGAACATTGGTGAACGCTGCAACGTTGCTGGGTCCCGCAAATTTGCAAAGCTGATCATGGCAGGGAATTATGAG GAGGCGCTGAGTATAGCTAAAACCCAGGTGGAGATGGGAGCCCAGGTGTTGGACATTAACATGGATGAAGGCATGCTGGAGGGACCCACTGCCATGGCGCGTTTCTGTAACCTTATCGCCTCTGAACCTGACATCGCCAAG GTTCCACTCTGCATTGACTCCTCTAACTTTAAGGTTATAGAGGCAGGTTTGAAGTGCTGTCAAGGCAAGTGTATAGTGAACAGCATTAGCCTGAAGGAGGGCGAAGCAGACTTCCTGGACAAGGCCAAACAGGTCCGTCGCTATGGTGCTGCTGTGGTCGTAATGGCGTTTGATGAGGAAGGACAG GCAACAGAAACTGAACAGAAGGTCCAGATTTGTACTCGAGCCTATTATCTCCTGGTCAAAGAGGTGGGCTTCAATCCAAATGACATTATCTTTGACCCCAACATCCTCACCATCGGCACTGGAATGGACGAGCACAGCATGTATGCCATCAACTTCATCAGGGCCACCAGGATCATAAAG gAGAGTCTTCCTGGAGCAAGGGTCAGTGGTGGACTGTCCAATTTGTCCTTCTCCTTCAGAGGCATGGAGGCCATCAGAGAAGCTATGCATGCAGCCTTCCTCTACCATGCTATTAAG GATGGTATGGACATGGGCATTGTGAATGCAGGCAATCTCCCCCTGTATGATGATATTGATAAAGAACTGCTCGCGCTGTGTGAGAACCTGATCTGGAACCGAGACCCAGAGGCCACAGAGAAGCTGCTGGTCTATGCACAG AGTAAAGGTAAAGGAGGAAAGAAGGTGATTCAGACAGACGAGTGGAGAAAAGGGACTGTGGAGGAGAGACTGGAGTATGCCCTCATTAAG GGCATAGAGAAGTATGTGGTGGAGGACACAGGGGAGGCCCGTGTTCAGACAGATCTATACCCCAGACCTTTACACGTGATTGAGGGGCCGCTGATGAACGGGATGAAGGTGGTGGGAGACCTGTTTGGAGCAGGAAAGATGTTCCTCCCTCAG gtaATAAAATCTGCCAGGGTGATGAAAAAAGCAGTGGCTTTCCTGATTCCCTtcatggagaaggagagagaagagatgatgGCCCTGACTGGGTCCTCTGAGGAAACA gatCCATACCAGGGCACTATCGTACTGGCCACAGTGAAGGGTGATGTTCATGACATCGGCAAAAACATTGTGGGCGTCGTGCTCGGCTGCAACAACTTCCG aGTGATTGACTTGGGAGTGATGGTCCCGTGTGATAAAATCCTGAAGGAGGCCATAGAGAGAAAAGCAG ATATCATCGGACTGTCCGGACTCATCACCCCCTCTCTGGATGAGATGATCTACGTTGCCAAGGAGATGGAACGTCTGGGCATGAAGATCCCTCTGCTGATAGGAGGAGCCACCACATCGAA AACTCACACCGCAGTTAAGATTGCTCCTCGGTACAGCGCTCCAGTGGTCCACGTTCTCGACGCGTCCCGCAGCGTTGTGGTG TGCTCACAGCTTCTGGATGAAAATGTGAGGGAGGACTTCTTCGAGGAGGTGACAGAAGAGTATGAGGAAATCAGACAGGAACACTATGACTCTCTGAAG GAACGCCGATTCCTGTCTCTAGAACAAGCACGGGAGAAAGGCCTACACTTGGACTGGCAGTCTCTACCTACACCAG TGCGTCCTCAGTTCATTGGCACTCAAGTGTTTGAGAACTACGACCTGCGCAGGCTGGTTGACTACATCGACTGGAAACCATTCTTTGACGTTTGGCAGCTTAGGGGTAAATATCCCAACAGAGGTTACCCGAAAATCTTCAAAGACAAAACCGTGG GAGAGGAGGCAAGGCGGGTTTATGATGATGCTCACAGGCTGCTGAATAAGTTGATTGACACTCAGAAGCTGCAGGCTCAAGGTGTGGTGGGCTTCTGGCCAGCACAGAGCATAGGAGATGACATTCATGTTTATGCTGATGACATCACTCCTCGTAGCTCCGCCCCAGTGGCCACGTTTTATGGACTTCGACAACAG GCGGAGAAGGACTCGGCGAGCAGTGAACCGTACATGTGCCTGTCTGATTTCGTGGCTCCGCGGGACAGCGGCGTTCCAGACTACGTGGGCGTGTTTGCTGTGGCGTGTTTTGGAGCCGAAGAGCTTAGCCGACAGTTTGAGAGCCAGGGAGATGACTACAACAGCATCATGGTCAAAGCGCTCGCCGATAGGCTGGCTGAG GCATTTGCTGAGGAGCTTCACGCCCGTGTGCGGAAGGACTTGTGGGGCTACAGTGCCGAGGAACATCTGCAAGCCTCGGACCTCCACCGGCTCCGTTATGACGGGATCAGACCCGCTGCTGGCTATCCCAGCCAACCGGACCACACTGAGAAACTGACCATGTGGAAACTGGCAGACATCCAGGAGAAAACAG gcATTGGGTTGACTGAGTCTCTGGCAATGAGTCCTGCTGCATCTGTCTCTGGACTCTACTTCTCCAACCCCAAGTCCAGCTACTTTGCTGTGGGCAAGATCACCAAAGAACAG gtggAGGACTATGCCCGGAGGAAAAACATGCctgtggtggaggtggagaaaTGGCTTGGTCCTGTTTTAGGCTATGAGACAGACTGA